ATCCTGGATCTGCGTACCATCCAACATCCACCGCCGCTACGAGGTGCGCTATCCCGGCAAGGTGCGTTCGCTGGGCTCAATGGCGGCCTACGTCTGCTACGTCGCGCGCGGCATCGCCGTCGGTGCGCTGGTCGGCCGGCCCAAACTCTGGGATATCGCCGCCGGCCTGGCGATCCTGGAACGTGCCGGTGGCGAAGCCCGGCTGCTGCAGTCGCACGCGCTGCTCGATCCACGGCAGATGTTGCAGGGCACGCCCGCGCCCGAACCGCTGGTGGTCGGCGCGCCGGAGGCGGTGCAGATGCTGCTGGAGCACATCACGCTGCGACGCTGAGCCTGCTTCGTTTATGTCGATCTGGTACAATAGGCGCTGATGGAGAACCCACACCGCCAGCCGATCGTGCTGACCGGCGGCGCGCCGAACCTGTACGATCTGACCCTGCCGCAGCTCACTGCACTGCTCCAGAGCTGGGGCCAGCCCGCCTTTCGTGCGCGGCAGATCTGGACCCACCTGTACCGGCGGCTCACACCCAGCTTTGAGGCGATGACCGACCTGCCCGTGGCGCTGCGCGAGCGCCTGGCCGCCGAAACGCGCCTGGGCGTGCTCAGCCTCAGCCGCGAACAGACCGCCGACCACGGCGATACGCGCAAGGTGCTCTGGCGGCTGCCCGACGGCAATGTGCTGGAATCGGTGCTGATGCTGTATCCGGATCGCGCCACGGTGTGCGTTTCGACGCAGGCCGGCTGCGGCATGGGCTGCGTCTTCTGCGCCACCGGGCGCATGGGCCTGCTGCGCAACATCACCGCGGGCGAGATCGTCGAGCAGGTGCTCTATTTCGCGCGGGGCCTGCGCAGCGGCGCGCTGGCGGGCACCACGCGCCACGACCATCTGACCAATCTGGTGTTCATGGGCATGGGCGAGCCCTTCGCCAACTACGAGCGCTGGTGGGCGGCGGTGGAGCGGCTGCATGATCCGCAGGGCTTCAACTTCGGCGCGCGCAACATGACCGTCTCGACCGTAGGGCTGGTGCCCGGCATCCGGCGGCTGGCGCAGGCGTCGCTGCCGATCAACCTGGCGATCTCGCTGCACGCGCCCAACGACGCGTTGCGCTCGGCGCTGATGCCGGTCAACAAGAAGTATCCGATCGCCGCGCTGATGGACGCCACGCGCGAGTACATCGCGCGTACCAACCGGCGCGTCAGCTTCGAATACGTGCTGCTGCAACACCAGAACGACACACCGGAGCTGGCCGAGGAGCTGGCCGAGCTGATCGATGGCCTGCTCTGCCATGTCAATCTAATCCCCTGGAATCCGGTGCCGGGCGCACCACTGCAACGCTCGCATCGCGATCGTGTGCGCGCCTTCCAGAACGTGCTGCTGCGCCGCGGCATCGCCTGCACCGTGCGCGTCGAACGCGGCGTCGCGATCGCCGCGGCCTGCGGCCAACTGG
The sequence above is a segment of the Kallotenue papyrolyticum genome. Coding sequences within it:
- the rlmN gene encoding 23S rRNA (adenine(2503)-C(2))-methyltransferase RlmN, whose amino-acid sequence is MENPHRQPIVLTGGAPNLYDLTLPQLTALLQSWGQPAFRARQIWTHLYRRLTPSFEAMTDLPVALRERLAAETRLGVLSLSREQTADHGDTRKVLWRLPDGNVLESVLMLYPDRATVCVSTQAGCGMGCVFCATGRMGLLRNITAGEIVEQVLYFARGLRSGALAGTTRHDHLTNLVFMGMGEPFANYERWWAAVERLHDPQGFNFGARNMTVSTVGLVPGIRRLAQASLPINLAISLHAPNDALRSALMPVNKKYPIAALMDATREYIARTNRRVSFEYVLLQHQNDTPELAEELAELIDGLLCHVNLIPWNPVPGAPLQRSHRDRVRAFQNVLLRRGIACTVRVERGVAIAAACGQLAATPQPAETTTSARS